GCTCAGGCCTGGGTGGGAGCAGAGGAGGGGTGGGGAGGAGGGGCGGATGGAGCTCAGGAGGGGCATAGTGATGCACTCAAAGGTGCTGGTGATGCAGATCATAGTGGCGCCCAAGGAGAGGTCCGAAACTATCAAAAACCCGCACACAGGGGAGGAGTGGCTGGTCACCAGCGGTCTGGAGCAGAAGATGTGCTCCACAATGCAGCGCTTCTcagctgcgagctcctgcaagCTGTCCTTATCCTCCTCGCTGGACTGCAGGAAGTTCTGCAGCTTGCTGACCCATATCAGCCCCACGCTGTGCACTCCAGCCTCGTGGGTGCAATGGTACCTCTGCTGACAGAGGGCATCTCTGTGAAGTCGGATGGGGCAGGTGAAATCCAGCTCcggaggctcctcctcctctccggCCGCCACCTTGAGCGTCAGTTCCAGCTCAACGCACTCGAAGACGTAGAGAGCAGGaaccgcctctcctcctctggtcCATTTCTCCACTGCTCcagtctcctcctcctcttcggaCTCCAGCACCACGCAGTGATAAAGTGTGCCCGTCTCCGTGGCGATCACCAGGATGTTGGGAACGCAGGGCAGGCACAGAATGGCACAGGCATCGTAGCCATAATTGTCCTCCGCAGCAGGATACATGGGGAGGGGCCCCGCTGGTCTGCTCAGGGTCACCTCATTGGAAAGGCTGCTGTAGCTCACATAGGTCTCTCCAGTCTCATACAGAATGAACAGAGGGTAGACCACCTGCTCTCTGGAGCCCTGCACCGGAGGATGCCGGGAAGGAGGTGACGCTGGCCCAAAGTCAAAGGCCACAGCGATCTCCCCTAAAGATGCTGCGTAGGATCTGACGGGAGCATGGATGCTGCTGTCGTCATCCGCCTGCGACACGGACAGGACTTTAGCCGGAGTTTGGGGCGACTTCAAGCTGTAAAATCTGATGGTGTTGTCGGAGGTGAGCAGAACCAGGTGGGGCTCTCCGGTCTCGCAGGGGTACCAGGCGGCCTGCCGCAGATACACCGACGCGGAGCTGGTGAAGAAGCGCTCGGCCACCGGGATGGTCCTGCAGTTGATCTTGTCCCGTCCTCCCTCGAACTGGGATTTTTTGCCCCACCGCTGCGGAAGCTCCAGAACCGAGACGCCCCGCTGCCCGATGAGAGCAACGTGGTGCTGCGTGGGGCTGAGCAACACCTGGCACACCTGGAAGAGGGGAGGGTTGATGCAGAGCAGCGTCTGAAACTTCCCGCTGTTTTGACTCTCCGCCGAGTTCAACTGGCGCAGGTTGGTGGTGTAAAACACACGCTCTCCGTCGTCCCACACGAATAGGTCCACGCCCAAACAAAACGCGAGGTTCTTCGCGACTCTCCTTTCATCGTCCTTTGAGTCTAAATCCAACTTTTCcctaattattttgaaaatatcgtGGTTCGGTAACTCACTCTGCCACCGCTCTGCACCGAAGGCCGCCATCTTCACCAACCCTTATCTCGCGAGAGCAACCCTCACCGGGCAACTAATAGTTTACCGTAAGTCGACAGTCAGTGTCGTACAAATTGCAGACTCACCATGGCGTTGAAAGAGACCGCAGCCTTGTATGAGATGCTAAAATCAGAGTGGAATAAGAAGAATCCGAACCTGAACAAATGTGGAGAACTTCTCAGTAAGCTGAAGGTATCGAAACACATTTCTATACTCTAATCgggaattttaaaaatctttttaaatcgATTATGCTACTAGCAGACTTGGCTAAACTTGCTAGCTCATGTGATATGCTAACATTGTTTTCGGAGTTTTGTTTAATTATCCTATAAACGCTTTTGTTTtacacatacatttttttataagctTTAATTTTAATTAGTAAAATATATGCTATTGTTTTGACAGCAAATCTTATTTTTATAATATAAGTCTGTAAAGGCCGGAACCAATGGGTTTTTCGTTTCTGCTTACCTGGTTGAATATGATGTCGGAAGACTTAACACCCCtcacacatttattttgttttattttgcttttttctcctttaactTGTTTGATTTTGATGACGACGCTGCATGTTAAATAATATTCATTGTATTTGAAAACTCTCATTTAATCATTAGTCAtgcttttgttgtatttttttttacacagattACACTATTGGAGCTGAACTTTCTGCCCACCAGTGGACCCGCACTTA
The Oryzias latipes chromosome 13, ASM223467v1 DNA segment above includes these coding regions:
- the nup88 gene encoding nuclear pore complex protein Nup88 translates to MAAFGAERWQSELPNHDIFKIIREKLDLDSKDDERRVAKNLAFCLGVDLFVWDDGERVFYTTNLRQLNSAESQNSGKFQTLLCINPPLFQVCQVLLSPTQHHVALIGQRGVSVLELPQRWGKKSQFEGGRDKINCRTIPVAERFFTSSASVYLRQAAWYPCETGEPHLVLLTSDNTIRFYSLKSPQTPAKVLSVSQADDDSSIHAPVRSYAASLGEIAVAFDFGPASPPSRHPPVQGSREQVVYPLFILYETGETYVSYSSLSNEVTLSRPAGPLPMYPAAEDNYGYDACAILCLPCVPNILVIATETGTLYHCVVLESEEEEETGAVEKWTRGGEAVPALYVFECVELELTLKVAAGEEEEPPELDFTCPIRLHRDALCQQRYHCTHEAGVHSVGLIWVSKLQNFLQSSEEDKDSLQELAAEKRCIVEHIFCSRPLVTSHSSPVCGFLIVSDLSLGATMICITSTFECITMPLLSSIRPSSPPLLCSHPGLSSASSPLRRLAEDSFEQHIRSILARGSTNPLVLKAGEKDTSPPPQECLQLLSRATQVFREEYILKQDLAREEMQRRVKLLTGQKNKQQEELSQCREEKKSLREMAERLADKYEDAKYRQETIMNRVKKVLCSLQNQLPVLSNSEKNMRKELQAVSDQLKHLDNSIKQVTMKMEYQKTQVNKNTPATRGTVSLNAHQKKVVQDVLREQGQQIGDMMKQIKDVKSHFGF